In one window of Falco cherrug isolate bFalChe1 chromosome 10, bFalChe1.pri, whole genome shotgun sequence DNA:
- the LOC102051814 gene encoding proto-oncogene Mas-like isoform X1 produces the protein MCKSGREDWSLQLCDTKAVQGLCPHWTPLCLLCDRGRRSSSGFVKSTLFPAMERASSVCWSQPGGTAYNRSWHHRLLRHEDSHYNWTDCEAGHLSKVPVTLLICLCGLVGNGAVLWLLGFRILRNPITVYVLNLAVADFTFLLSITIALVIFHSPESLCHRLSSQDITTVLNITILFSFTASIYLLTAFSAMTTLSVLRPACCSCHHPKHLPVLVCALLWALSFLLAVTLYLSPAVLIVFALSYLLPVLALIFSGLTLLSRVLCCSWQYPPRKLCVVVLLAVFFPFFTADFVYWLLLRLFDFSIFVFDTSLSLACVNSSINPVIYFLAGSCAKKFTLSVRVAFQRAFEDITESQIRGETPRENTVETAV, from the exons ATGTGCAAGTCTGGCAGAGAGGACTGGAGTTTGCAGCTCTGTGATACCAAGGCTGTGCAAGGGCTCTGCCCTCACTGGACCCCCCTGTGCCTG CTGTGTGACcggggaaggagaagcagcagtggttTCGTGAAGAGCACGTTGTTCCCCGCCATGGAAAGAGCCAGCTCTGTGTGTTGGAGCCAGCCCGGTGGGACAGCATATAACAGGAGCTGGCACCACAGGCTGCTGAGGCATGAGGACAGTCACTACAACTGGACAGACTGTGAAGCTGGTCACTTGAGCAAAGTCCCTGTCACGCTGCTCATCTGCCTCTGCGGGCTGGTGGGGAACGGGGCTGTCCTCTGGCTCCTCGGCTTCCGCATCCTCAGGAACCCCATCACTGTCTACGTCCTCAACCTGGCTGTCGCTGACttcaccttcctcctctccatcaCCATTGCCCTTGTGATATTTCACAGCCCAGAGAGCCTGTGTCACAGGCTGAGCTCACAGGACATTACAACTGTGTTGAACATCACCATCCTCTTCTCTTTCACTGCCAGCATTTACCTCCTGACCGCCTTCAGTGCCATGACGACTCTGTCTGTCCTCCgcccagcctgctgctcctgccaccaCCCCAAGCACTTGCCAGTGCTGGTGTGTGCCCTGCTCTGggctctctccttcctgcttgCCGTGACCCTCTATCTCTCTCCTGCGGTGCTCATTGTTTTTGCCCTGAGCTACCTCTTACCGGTGCTTGCCCTGATTTTTTCTGGTCTAACCCTGCTTTCAAGGGTCTTGTGCTGTTCATGGCAGTATCCTCCAAGGAAGCTCTGTGTTGTGGTCCTGCTAGCtgtcttctttcccttctttacCGCTGATTTTGTCTACTGGCTCTTGCTAAGActgtttgatttttctatttttgtctttgacacctctctctctctcgccTGTGTGAACAGCAGTATAAACCCTGTTATTTACTTCTTGGCTGGGAGCTGTGCAAAGAAGTTCACACTCTCTGTTAGGGTTGCTTTCCAGAGGGCTTTTGAAGACATAACAGAGTCCCAAATCAGAGGTGAAACTCCCAGAGAAAACACAGTGGAAACAGCTGTTTAA
- the LOC102051814 gene encoding proto-oncogene Mas-like isoform X2, with the protein MDRHPNNTIHGWRAVSPLPTESMVSGDGHNETRCFTEHIPEIVTGSITLLICLCGLVGNGAILWLLSFRIRRNPFTAYLLNLAVADSCFLLCTLAFLVIYHMPMLSCFQPELLRVLPLFHSMVLLTYSTSLYLLTAISVERCAGALWPFWFRCHRPRLLSAAMCSLLWALACVLAGLVYFVCDLGHSGHCWMVLGTLCFLNFCFFTPFMVLSNVILCIKLRRSSWQQHPVKLYTVIFLAVFFFLLFGIPLSVQIFLNFFVYINLVFEICLLLASVNSSINPVIYVLVGSYGRFRFRGSVKVALQRVFEDRADSQEVGETPVMGIVA; encoded by the coding sequence atggACCGACATCCCAACAACACGATCCATGGCTGGCGTGCAGTGTCCCCGCTGCCTACGGAGAGCATGGTCTCTGGGGATGGACACAATGAGACCAGGTGCTTTACAGAACACATCCCTGAAATCGTCACCGGTAGCATCACGCTGCTCATCTGCCTGTGTGGGCTGGTGGGGAACGGGGCCATCCTCTGGCTCCTCAGCTTCCGCATCAGGAGAAATCCCTTCACTGCCTACCTCCTGAACCTTGCCGTGGCTGacagctgctttctcctctgcacATTGGCTTTCCTTGTGATATATCACATGCCCATGCTCAGCTGCTTTCAGCCAGAGCTTTTGCGGGTGCTGCCGCTATTTCACTCCATGGTTCTGCTCACTTACAGCACCAGCCTCTATCTCCTCACAGCCATCAGTGTGGAGAGGTGTGCGGGTGCTCTCTGGCCCTTCTGGTTCCGATGCCACCGGCCaaggctgctctcagctgccatgtgcagcctgctgtgggCCCTTGCCTGTGTGCTCGCTGGGCTGGTGTACTTTGTGTGTGACCTGGGTCACTCTGGACACTGCTGGATGGTTCTTGGAACCTTGTGCTTTctcaatttctgctttttcacccCCTTTATGGTTCTTTCCAATGTGATCCTCTGTATCAAGCTTAGGCGCAGCTCTTGGCAACAACACCCAGTGAAGTTGTACACGGTCATCTTCCTCGCGgtcttcttcttcctcctctttggCATCCCGCTCAGTGTCCAGATCTTCCTCAACTTCTTTGTCTACATTAATTTGGTCTTTGAGATCTGCCTGTTGCTGGCTTCTGTCAACAGCAGTATCAATCCGGTTATTTATGTCCTGGTTGGGAGCTATGGAAGGTTCAGGTTCAGAGGATCTGTCAAAGTGGCTCTTCAGAGGGTCTTTGAAGACAGGGCAGATTCCCAAGAGGTGGGTGAGACCCCTGTGATGGGAATTGTTGCCTAA
- the LOC102051814 gene encoding proto-oncogene Mas-like isoform X3, which translates to MERASSVCWSQPGGTAYNRSWHHRLLRHEDSHYNWTDCEAGHLSKVPVTLLICLCGLVGNGAVLWLLGFRILRNPITVYVLNLAVADFTFLLSITIALVIFHSPESLCHRLSSQDITTVLNITILFSFTASIYLLTAFSAMTTLSVLRPACCSCHHPKHLPVLVCALLWALSFLLAVTLYLSPAVLIVFALSYLLPVLALIFSGLTLLSRVLCCSWQYPPRKLCVVVLLAVFFPFFTADFVYWLLLRLFDFSIFVFDTSLSLACVNSSINPVIYFLAGSCAKKFTLSVRVAFQRAFEDITESQIRGETPRENTVETAV; encoded by the coding sequence ATGGAAAGAGCCAGCTCTGTGTGTTGGAGCCAGCCCGGTGGGACAGCATATAACAGGAGCTGGCACCACAGGCTGCTGAGGCATGAGGACAGTCACTACAACTGGACAGACTGTGAAGCTGGTCACTTGAGCAAAGTCCCTGTCACGCTGCTCATCTGCCTCTGCGGGCTGGTGGGGAACGGGGCTGTCCTCTGGCTCCTCGGCTTCCGCATCCTCAGGAACCCCATCACTGTCTACGTCCTCAACCTGGCTGTCGCTGACttcaccttcctcctctccatcaCCATTGCCCTTGTGATATTTCACAGCCCAGAGAGCCTGTGTCACAGGCTGAGCTCACAGGACATTACAACTGTGTTGAACATCACCATCCTCTTCTCTTTCACTGCCAGCATTTACCTCCTGACCGCCTTCAGTGCCATGACGACTCTGTCTGTCCTCCgcccagcctgctgctcctgccaccaCCCCAAGCACTTGCCAGTGCTGGTGTGTGCCCTGCTCTGggctctctccttcctgcttgCCGTGACCCTCTATCTCTCTCCTGCGGTGCTCATTGTTTTTGCCCTGAGCTACCTCTTACCGGTGCTTGCCCTGATTTTTTCTGGTCTAACCCTGCTTTCAAGGGTCTTGTGCTGTTCATGGCAGTATCCTCCAAGGAAGCTCTGTGTTGTGGTCCTGCTAGCtgtcttctttcccttctttacCGCTGATTTTGTCTACTGGCTCTTGCTAAGActgtttgatttttctatttttgtctttgacacctctctctctctcgccTGTGTGAACAGCAGTATAAACCCTGTTATTTACTTCTTGGCTGGGAGCTGTGCAAAGAAGTTCACACTCTCTGTTAGGGTTGCTTTCCAGAGGGCTTTTGAAGACATAACAGAGTCCCAAATCAGAGGTGAAACTCCCAGAGAAAACACAGTGGAAACAGCTGTTTAA
- the LOC114015641 gene encoding proto-oncogene Mas-like, protein MEEKVTTDLPLSYMTSGYEESQAFNQSQCIPGDNRLLIISGVCIGICMCGLMGNVVVVWFLGFHMKKSPFTVYVLNLAIADFSLLLLLVVKLIFHMVTTVYCIFSFQHGLTDYILMDLFLFWYFASMYLLTAMSIERCLSVLFPLWYRCRRPKHLSGIMCGVLWALAGLFVSLVFISCYVSLSINCAQLLRSISIVNFLIFSLFPFLSNLSLFIKLQCGSQRQHPGKLYVAVLLSVIFLFIFGFPFSVVIFLDPLYSNLFYLHISYLLASLNSSINPAIYFLVGSCRQRRFQGSAKVALRRVFEVKTMSEEGSHMPEDTMMETTL, encoded by the coding sequence ATGGAGGAGAAAGTCACAACAGACCTCCCTCTGAGCTACATGACTTCTGGATATGAAGAATCTCAGGCATTTAATCAGTCTCAGTGCATACCAGGAGATAACAGGTTATTGATAATCTCAGGTGTCTGTATTGGCATTTGCATGTGTGGACTTATGGGGAATGTGGTTGTCGTGTGGTTCCTGGGCTTCCACATGAAGAAGAGCCCTTTCACTGTCTATGTCCTGAACCTGGCCATTGCTGACTTTTCTCTGCTCCTACTCCTTGTTGTTAAACTTATATTTCACATGGTTACAACAGTCtattgtattttctcatttcagcaTGGTTTGACTGATTATATCCTGATggatctgtttctgttttggtatTTTGCCAGCATGTATCTCCTGACAGCAATGAGCATAGAGAGGTGCCTGTCTGTTTTGTTCCCACTCTGGTACCGGTGCCGCCGCCCAAAGCACTTGTCAGGCATCATGTGTGGGGTGCTCTGGGCTCTTGCTggactttttgtttctttggttttcattaGTTGTTATGTGTCTCTGAGTATAAACTGTGCACAGCTATTGCGAAGTATAAGCATTgtgaattttctcattttctctttattccCATTCCTTTCCAACCTGTCCCTGTTCATCAAACTCCAGTGTGGCTCACAGAGACAACACCCGGGGAAACTCTATGTTGCTGTCCTGCTCAGTGTGATCTTCTTGTTTATCTTCGGGTTTCCTTTCAGTGTGGTGATTTTCCTTGATCCTTTGTATTCAAACCTGTTTTACCTTCATATTTCTTACCTGCTGGCATCACTGAACAGCAGCATCAATCCAGCCATTTACTTCCTGGTGGGGAGCTGCCGGCAGCGCCGTTTCCAGGGCTCTGCAAAGGTTGCCCTCCGTCGCGTGTTTGAAGTGAAAACGATGAGTGAGGAAGGGAGCCACATGCCTGAGGACACTATGATGGAGACCACTCTGTAA
- the LOC114015639 gene encoding mas-related G-protein coupled receptor member D-like: protein MVAVATSLCFGLVPEEQTFAQRSCPVVWRLPSQSHHIQLPLTCHTNSDLVSRSWPRHTLPLLWSSCFVPPCEGLLAFAVCIWHTRPFLLVSLEAPCAQAPAAALFPGAPGGGRGRGKRRSPGAGSFAMEEKVTTDLSLSYTTSRYVDYRESIEYKCSRLPYGLLVFAGVCMGISLCGLVGNGIVMWFLGFHMKQSPFIVYILNLAVADFSLHLLFFLLMLAILSLTENCSHLYDFISLYRDFVFVVEFLCQFFDLSSLGLLTAISVERCISVFFPTWYRYHHPERLSGVVSGVLWAITGFFVFSMYLSFNFSESYETVFAGVAMAIFMLLSLAMLIFNLSVFIKLRCGSQRRHSGKLYVTVLLGVIVFFAFGIPFSAEVFLYLPSSHVLFPDDTSSLLALLNCSINPIIYFLVGSCWQCWFQGSMKAAFRQVFEEETHMPEDTMVETTV, encoded by the exons ATGGTTGCTGTGGCCACCTCACTCTGCTTTGGCCTCGTGCCTGAGGAGCAGACCTTTGCCCAGAGATCATGTCCCGTGGTCTGGAGACTCCCCTCACAATCTCATCACATTCAGCTTCCCCTCACATGTCACACAAACAGTGATCTTgtcagcaggagctggccaCGTCACACCCTTCCTCTCCTGTGGTCCTCCTGCTTTGTCCCACCATGTGAGGGGCTTCTGGCTTTTGCTGTGTGTATCTGGCATACCAGACCCTTCCTCCTGGTGAGCTTGGAGGCCCCGTGTGCtcaggctccagcagcagcactgttcCCAGGAGCACCAGGAG GAGGtagagggagagggaaaaggcgTTCGCCTGGAGCAGGGTCATTTGCCATGGAGGAGAAAGTCACAACAGACCTCTCTCTGAGCTACACGACTTCTAGATATGTGGACTACAGAGAAAGTATCGAATACAAATGCTCAAGACTACCTTACGGACTGCTGGTCTTTGCAGGTGTCTGTATGGGAATTTCTCTCTGCGGACTTGTGGGGAATGGGATAGTCATGTGGTTCCTGGGCTTCCACATGAAGCAGAGCCCTTTCATTGTCTACATCCTAAATCTAGCTGTTGCTGACTTCTCTTTGCATCTCCTCTTTTTTCTGCTCATGTTGGCAATTTTGAGCTTAACAGAAAATTGTTCTCATTtgtatgattttatttctttgtacaGAGATTTTGTATTTGTAGTTGAATTTCTGTGCCAATTCTTTGACCTTAGCAGCCTGGGTCTCCTGACAGCAATCAGCGTGGAGCGGTGTATCTCAGTCTTCTTCCCAACCTGGTACCGCTACCACCACCCAGAGCGCTTGTCAGGTGTTGTAAGTGGGGTGCTCTGGGCTATCactggattttttgttttctcaatGTATCTTAGCTTTAACTTTTCCGAAAGCTACGAGACAGTATTTGCAGGCGTAGCCATGGcaattttcatgcttttgtcTTTAGCAATGCTGATTTTCAACCTGTCCGTGTTCATCAAACTGCGATGTGGTTCACAGAGACGACATTCAGGGAAACTCTATGTCACTGTTCTGCTAGGTGTGATTGTCTTCTTTGCCTTTGGTATTCCTTTCAGTGCAGAGGTTTTCCTCTATCTTCCAAGTTCGCATGTATTATTTCCTGATGATACATCTTCTCTGCTGGCATTGCTAAACTGTAGCATCAATCCAATCATTTACTTTctggtggggagctgctggcagtgctggttcCAAGGCTCCATGAAAGCTGCCTTTCGCCAGGTGTTTGAGGAGGAGACCCACATGCCTGAGGACACTATGGTGGAGACCACTGTGTGA
- the LOC102051310 gene encoding proto-oncogene Mas-like encodes MPDPSFPENSTQLHRAEEKQGKQETRETERNVFTLGCFIMAEELITPFPQSNTSQAHGTNQSVSVGQPSYTVLKFMESFCLISAACGMVGNGVVLWYLGFRIRRNHFTVYILNLAAADFGYLLCIAIETVQYLMQFNVGVQFGIFLFLDLFMYGTGLYLLTTISIERCLSVLCPIWCRSHRPKHLSAIISGLLWALSLLLNTLGYILCTVRRSARTCQLLLIAIGSLDFLFCTPLMLLFSLTLFLKVKCSSQHFRTGRLFTTIMLTILFFLIFAVPLSILILFDFLGYKFLYSPEIGFVLSCVNSSLNPVIYFLVGSYRDRRIKFTLKLAFQRAFEDSDDKQETHDTIAMAS; translated from the exons ATGCCAGACCCCAGTTTCCCTGAGAACTCAACCCAGCTGCACAGGGCAGAAG agaaacaaggaaaacaagaaacaagagagacagaaaggaacGTATTTACTTTGGGGTGTTTCATCATGGCTGAGGAGCTTATAACACCCTTTCCCCAAAGCAACACAAGCCAGGCTCATGGGACTAATCAGAGTGTGAGTGTGGGACAGCCATCATACACGGTCCTCAAGTTCATGGAGAGCTTCTGCCTCATCAGCGCTGCCTGCGGCATGGTGGGAAACGGCGTGGTCCTATGGTACCTTGGCTTCCGCATCCGGAGAAACCACTTCACTGTCTACATCCTGAACCTGGCTGCCGCCGACTTTGGCTATCTCCTCTGCATCGCCATTGAGACAGTTCAGTACCTGATGCAGTTCAATGTTGGGGTGCAGTTTGGGATATTCCTCTTCCTGGATCTTTTCATGTATGGGACCGGCTTGTATCTCCTGACCACCATCAGCATTGAGAGGTGCCTGTCTGTCCTTTGTCCCATCTGGTGCCGAAGCCACCGCCCAAAGCACTTGTCCGCCATCATCTCCGGCCTGCTCTGggctctctccctgctgctgaacACACTCGGGTACATTCTGTGCACCGTTCGCCGCTCTGCCAGgacctgccagctcctgctcatCGCCATCGGATCCCTGGACTTCCTCTTCTGCACACCCCTCATGCTGCTCTTCAGCCTCACCCTCTTCCTCAAAGTCAagtgcagctcccagcacttCCGAACGGGCAGGCTCTTCACCACCATCATGCTCAccatcctcttcttcctcatttttgcTGTGCCTCTGAGCATCCTCATCCTCTTTGACTTCTTGGGCTACAAATTCCTCTACTCCCCAGAGATCGGCTTTGTGCTGTCCTGTGTGAACAGCAGTCTCAACCCTGTCATTTACTTCCTTGTGGGGAGCTACAGGGATCGGAGGATCAAGTTCACCCTCAAGCTGGCGTTCCAGAGGGCCTTTGAAGATTCAGATGACAAACAGGAAACCCATGACACAATAGCTATGGCCTCTTAA
- the LOC102051136 gene encoding proto-oncogene Mas-like: protein MSTSAPSIFLPTAASQAHGTNQSVSVGQPSYTVLKFMESFCLISAACGMVGNGMVLWYLGFRIRRNHFTVYILNLAAADFGYLLCIAIETVQYLMQFNVGVQFGIFLFLDLFMYGTGLYLLTTISIERCLSVLCPIWCRSHRPKHLSAIISGLLWALSLLLNTLGYILCTVRRSARTCQLLLIAIGSLDFLFCTPLMLLFSLTLFLKVKCSSQHFRTGRLFTIIMLTILFFLIFAVPLSILILFDFLGYKFLYSPEIGFVLSCVNSSLNPVIYFLVGSYRDRRIKFTLKLAFQRAFEDSDDKDEQDTRDTMTMSS, encoded by the coding sequence ATGAGTACTTCAGCTCCATCAATCTTCCTTCCaactgcagccagccaggctcaTGGGACTAATCAGAGTGTGAGTGTGGGACAGCCATCATACACGGTCCTCAAGTTCATGGAGAGCTTCTGCCTCATCAGCGCTGCCTGCGGCATGGTGGGAAACGGCATGGTCCTATGGTACCTTGGCTTCCGCATCCGGAGAAACCACTTCACTGTCTACATCCTGAACCTGGCTGCCGCCGACTTTGGCTATCTCCTCTGCATCGCCATTGAGACGGTTCAGTACCTGATGCAGTTCAATGTTGGGGTGCAGTTTGGGATATTCCTCTTCCTGGATCTTTTCATGTATGGGACCGGCTTGTATCTCCTGACCACCATCAGCATTGAGAGGTGCCTGTCTGTCCTTTGTCCCATCTGGTGCCGAAGCCACCGCCCAAAGCACTTGTCCGCCATCATCTCCGGCCTGCTCTGggctctctccctgctgctgaacACACTCGGGTACATTCTGTGCACCGTTCGCCGCTCTGCCAGgacctgccagctcctgctcatCGCCATCGGATCCCTGGACTTCCTCTTCTGCACACCCCTCATGCTGCTCTTCAGCCTCACCCTCTTCCTCAAAGTCAagtgcagctcccagcacttCCGAACGGGCAGGCTCTTCACCATCATCATGCTCAccatcctcttcttcctcatttttgcTGTGCCTCTGAGCATCCTCATCCTCTTTGACTTCTTGGGCTACAAATTCCTCTACTCCCCAGAGATCGGCTTTGTGCTGTCCTGTGTGAACAGCAGTCTCAACCCTGTCATTTACTTCCTTGTGGGGAGCTACAGGGATCGGAGGATCAAGTTCACCCTCAAGCTGGCGTTCCAGAGGGCCTTTGAAGATTCAGATGACAAAGACGAACAGGATACCCGTGACACAATGACTATGTCCTCCTAA